The Achromobacter seleniivolatilans genome has a segment encoding these proteins:
- a CDS encoding type II toxin-antitoxin system HipA family toxin, protein MDSTAWLASISELEDIHRAARAVEQGQQLPQDAEQLLRPGLSLGGARPKCSVLAEGRIWIAKFPSTKDAPDLPEVARQEYAMYLLARRAGIDVPNCRLIEVGGRAVFLTERFDVNVLPGGEFGRLRYASARSALEIPDLPPSAHGSYPGLARRMTKWSEDPAADTRQLFRRLIFNIATSNTDDHELNHGFVDGPDVSRIDTLQLSPAFDLVPSVVATERVYQGMLVGDEGARSTYQNAVSSADQFRLTPAQAWNIVEEVAQTVDEHWRQALQDSGVDPQNSEKLTRAFTRHKSEAVERPAPPSRSVTPDRPK, encoded by the coding sequence GTGGACTCCACCGCATGGTTGGCATCCATCAGCGAGCTCGAAGACATTCATCGTGCTGCTCGTGCCGTGGAGCAGGGTCAGCAATTGCCCCAAGACGCCGAACAGCTGCTACGCCCGGGCCTGTCTCTGGGGGGCGCCCGGCCAAAATGCTCCGTGCTTGCCGAAGGCCGGATCTGGATCGCAAAGTTCCCAAGCACGAAAGACGCACCGGATTTGCCCGAGGTCGCGCGGCAGGAATACGCCATGTATCTCCTCGCCAGGCGCGCCGGCATTGATGTGCCCAACTGCCGGTTGATCGAGGTGGGCGGCCGCGCTGTTTTCCTGACGGAGCGATTCGATGTCAACGTCCTTCCGGGGGGGGAATTCGGACGGCTGCGCTATGCCTCCGCGCGCAGCGCACTTGAAATTCCCGACCTTCCGCCGTCCGCACACGGTAGCTATCCCGGGCTCGCGCGGCGCATGACCAAATGGAGTGAAGATCCCGCGGCTGACACCCGCCAACTCTTCAGGCGCCTAATTTTCAACATCGCCACATCCAATACAGACGACCACGAGCTCAACCACGGTTTTGTTGACGGTCCAGACGTGTCCCGGATTGACACTCTGCAGCTGTCGCCAGCGTTTGATCTCGTTCCGTCGGTAGTGGCCACGGAACGCGTCTATCAGGGCATGCTCGTCGGAGATGAGGGTGCTCGATCCACTTATCAGAACGCCGTGAGCTCGGCAGATCAGTTCCGTCTCACGCCGGCGCAAGCCTGGAACATTGTGGAAGAGGTTGCGCAGACGGTCGATGAGCATTGGCGCCAAGCACTACAGGACTCTGGCGTCGATCCGCAGAACTCCGAGAAGCTGACTAGAGCGTTCACGCGGCATAAGAGCGAAGCAGTGGAGCGGCCAGCCCCGCCGTCAAGATCGGTGACGCCTGATCGTCCAAAGTGA
- a CDS encoding DotA/TraY family protein, translating to MKAKSSRMSICRSWLTPAFLVAMSLLTQAALAQQRPPTTGELEQAINRDTDKSYEVLRMVFGQFAQNPFLEVGTPDTLLGHVFLISNLVIMALGVVWFTYNVGAGILTSAHEGRVLGQRMSSAWFPVRTTVGVAGMLPVFGGFSAAQAVMMWTGLLGIGAANMSLHASIDAAANYAPLVQSEAMVKPLGSGVLAADVADALFMSKVCVLANRAYDKPDGYSTANLLVDNLSSDDGKRRNSLYGERLCGGVNLSGNKFATDNARSDSGLQSMLAYRVASVDYAAIAKAGRQASVTQLRLLSAAVNVVAIDWFSGYQNALKNGTKIPDWPTKNLELSRKGVNFAWKEIIAPLVPKGSAIREKVIKTIKRDGWAVLGAWNSTFAEANAAIVDAANVYTVSVTSPGNRVGFSFGELGDQIRGLGQRALSAVGLGDVPQTDVVRDTLAALNSKRETAESSSECLFSSWESSTGNCSMGQAIALYMIDGISANSGGQGLVNPIIAAKNVGDWLMTLPQVAYFANKLKNLPGPGRAVSAAAEAAGKIATNRAMSSLAKLMGGDAIAFLEKLGMAMFIVGAVLAIYVPFIPFLTWMTSIIGYFTTFVEGLVAMQLGAFSHLSGEGDGMGSRTERAYTHLLAVLIRPTLMVVSFFIANAMLIMLGTLFNQMFAAALANVQGNSVTGIATIIGVLAVFMVWQVVMVQGIYNMVYEIPDRSLGWIGSQLEARFGREMDHKIESMTHTSMRWAGTSGIGMVKV from the coding sequence ATGAAAGCTAAGTCCTCGCGGATGTCGATTTGTCGATCATGGTTGACCCCCGCCTTCCTCGTTGCCATGTCTTTGCTGACCCAGGCGGCACTAGCGCAGCAACGGCCGCCGACCACGGGTGAGCTTGAGCAGGCCATTAATCGTGACACCGACAAGAGCTATGAAGTTCTCCGGATGGTGTTTGGCCAATTCGCACAGAATCCATTCTTGGAGGTTGGCACACCTGACACGTTGCTCGGTCATGTCTTCTTGATCTCGAACCTGGTGATCATGGCGCTTGGCGTTGTTTGGTTCACGTACAACGTCGGTGCAGGAATTTTGACGTCTGCCCATGAGGGACGCGTACTTGGCCAACGAATGTCGTCTGCATGGTTTCCCGTTCGAACCACCGTCGGTGTAGCGGGGATGCTGCCCGTTTTCGGAGGATTCTCCGCGGCGCAAGCAGTGATGATGTGGACGGGCCTGCTGGGTATTGGAGCGGCCAATATGTCCCTACACGCGTCGATCGATGCCGCTGCGAATTACGCTCCTTTGGTGCAATCCGAAGCGATGGTGAAGCCGCTGGGTTCGGGCGTACTCGCCGCCGATGTGGCAGACGCGTTGTTCATGAGCAAAGTGTGTGTATTGGCCAACCGGGCCTACGACAAGCCTGACGGGTATAGCACGGCAAACTTGCTTGTTGACAACCTCAGCTCCGATGACGGAAAACGTCGGAACAGCCTTTACGGTGAACGTCTTTGCGGCGGGGTAAATCTGTCTGGGAACAAATTCGCAACCGATAACGCACGTTCTGACTCCGGACTTCAGTCGATGCTGGCCTATCGCGTGGCGTCGGTTGACTATGCTGCAATTGCCAAGGCAGGAAGGCAGGCGTCGGTTACGCAGTTGAGGTTGCTGAGTGCGGCCGTCAATGTTGTTGCGATTGACTGGTTTTCGGGCTACCAGAATGCACTCAAGAACGGCACGAAAATACCGGATTGGCCCACGAAGAACTTGGAGCTTTCGCGCAAGGGTGTCAACTTCGCATGGAAGGAGATCATCGCGCCACTGGTCCCAAAGGGATCGGCAATTCGAGAGAAAGTTATCAAGACCATCAAGCGAGATGGATGGGCTGTCCTAGGTGCCTGGAACTCTACGTTTGCCGAAGCTAATGCCGCTATTGTGGATGCTGCCAATGTCTACACGGTGAGCGTTACGAGCCCGGGGAATCGGGTCGGTTTCAGCTTTGGCGAGTTGGGCGATCAGATTCGTGGACTGGGGCAGCGCGCGCTTAGTGCGGTTGGGCTTGGCGATGTCCCTCAAACGGATGTGGTTCGGGATACCTTGGCCGCGCTCAATTCCAAGCGGGAAACCGCCGAGTCTTCGTCCGAATGCCTTTTTAGCTCCTGGGAATCATCCACGGGGAATTGCTCGATGGGCCAAGCCATCGCGCTTTACATGATCGACGGAATTTCGGCGAACAGCGGTGGGCAGGGCTTAGTGAATCCGATAATCGCCGCAAAAAATGTCGGTGACTGGCTCATGACGTTGCCGCAGGTAGCGTACTTCGCCAACAAACTGAAAAACCTACCTGGGCCAGGCAGGGCAGTCAGCGCCGCAGCAGAGGCCGCGGGTAAGATCGCGACAAATCGAGCCATGAGCTCACTTGCCAAACTTATGGGCGGCGACGCCATCGCATTTTTGGAAAAGTTGGGGATGGCGATGTTCATCGTAGGGGCAGTCTTGGCAATCTACGTGCCGTTCATTCCGTTCCTGACATGGATGACAAGCATCATCGGATACTTCACCACCTTCGTCGAGGGCTTGGTCGCGATGCAGCTTGGGGCGTTCTCACACCTTTCCGGTGAGGGCGATGGCATGGGATCGCGCACCGAGCGGGCATACACCCATTTGCTCGCCGTTCTGATCCGCCCGACGCTGATGGTCGTGAGCTTCTTTATCGCGAATGCGATGCTCATCATGCTGGGCACACTGTTCAATCAGATGTTTGCTGCGGCATTGGCGAATGTGCAAGGCAACTCTGTGACCGGTATCGCCACCATCATTGGCGTGCTGGCTGTCTTCATGGTCTGGCAGGTCGTGATGGTGCAAGGGATCTACAACATGGTGTATGAGATTCCTGATCGCTCGTTGGGCTGGATCGGGTCACAGCTTGAAGCGCGATTTGGCCGGGAAATGGATCACAAGATCGAATCGATGACTCACACGTCCATGCGTTGGGCTGGTACGTCTGGGATCGGAATGGTGAAGGTATAA